The following coding sequences are from one Ancylobacter sp. TS-1 window:
- a CDS encoding ABC transporter permease codes for MRRLINYAPRPGVRIILAILPFVVMIAAYMLASNARLAVEPADKLMPSFAAFWATIVRMATTIDVATKQYLLWWDTWLSLWRLFVGLGISALLGLVLGILVGFIPYLRSTFEPFFAAFSLIPPLAVLPILFILFGLGEASKIVLIVFGIAPFIIRDVMLRVSAIPNEQIIKAQTLGASTWQMITGVVLPQVMPRLIDSVRLSLGAAWLFVIAAEAITAEGGLGYRIFLVRRYLAMDVILPYVAWITLLAFIMDYALRRLAAAAYPWDQIKAA; via the coding sequence ATGCGCCGCCTGATCAACTATGCGCCCCGCCCGGGTGTCCGGATCATCCTCGCCATCCTGCCCTTCGTGGTGATGATCGCGGCCTATATGCTGGCTTCGAATGCGCGACTGGCGGTTGAGCCGGCCGACAAGCTGATGCCAAGCTTCGCCGCCTTCTGGGCGACCATCGTGCGCATGGCGACCACCATCGACGTCGCCACCAAGCAGTATCTGCTGTGGTGGGACACCTGGCTGAGCCTGTGGCGGCTCTTCGTCGGCCTCGGCATCTCGGCGCTGCTCGGGCTGGTGCTCGGCATCCTGGTCGGCTTCATTCCCTATCTTCGCTCCACCTTCGAGCCCTTCTTCGCCGCCTTCTCGCTGATCCCGCCGCTGGCGGTGCTGCCGATCCTGTTCATCCTGTTCGGCCTCGGCGAGGCCTCGAAGATCGTGCTCATCGTCTTCGGCATCGCGCCCTTCATCATCCGCGACGTGATGCTGCGGGTCTCCGCCATCCCCAACGAGCAGATCATCAAGGCGCAGACGCTCGGCGCCTCGACCTGGCAGATGATCACCGGCGTGGTGCTGCCGCAGGTCATGCCGCGCCTGATCGACTCGGTGCGGCTCTCGCTCGGCGCCGCCTGGCTCTTCGTCATCGCCGCCGAGGCGATCACCGCCGAGGGCGGCCTCGGCTACCGCATCTTCCTGGTGCGCCGCTATCTCGCGATGGACGTGATCCTGCCCTATGTCGCCTGGATCACCCTTCTCGCCTTCATCATGGATTACGCGCTGCGCCGCCTGGCGGCCGCCGCCTATCCCTGGGACCAGATCAAGGCGGCCTGA
- the guaD gene encoding guanine deaminase, which translates to MSAAGGTIVLRGPAATLVGNPFEQPSRACLATHEDALVVIEGGIVRAFGPYAELKDSVPEGAETYHYPGHLIVPGFIDTHVHFPQLQMIGAYGAQLLEWLDTYTFPAEMSFADAGHAARVARLFLRELLRAGTTTAVVYCTVHPHSVDAFFAESERFNTRMIAGKVLMDRNAPAALLDTAQRGYDESLALIGRWHGRGRQLYCVTPRFAPTSTEAQLDAAGALLKTRDGLFLQTHLCENPGEVEWVRELFPARASYLDVYAHAGLVGPGSVFGHAVHMHEGDFCTCHAGGAALAHCPTSNLFLGSGLFRLFDAVDPRRPVKVGLGTDVGGGTSLSQLQSLNEAYKVAALTGRKLDAVQGFYLATLGGARALGLEGTLGRLAPGYEADICVLDPQATALMAFRAGYCASIEELLFMLMTLGDDRAVRATYVAGSRVYDRARAGDPFLPAAS; encoded by the coding sequence ATGAGCGCGGCGGGGGGAACGATCGTCCTGCGCGGGCCGGCGGCGACGCTGGTGGGCAACCCGTTCGAGCAGCCCTCGCGCGCCTGCCTCGCCACTCACGAGGACGCGCTGGTGGTGATCGAGGGCGGCATCGTCCGCGCCTTCGGCCCTTATGCCGAATTGAAGGACAGCGTGCCGGAGGGGGCCGAGACGTATCACTATCCCGGCCACCTGATCGTGCCGGGCTTCATCGACACCCATGTGCATTTCCCGCAATTGCAGATGATCGGCGCCTATGGCGCGCAATTGCTGGAATGGCTCGACACCTACACCTTCCCGGCCGAGATGAGCTTCGCCGATGCCGGCCATGCGGCGCGGGTGGCGCGCCTGTTTCTGCGCGAATTGCTGCGCGCGGGCACCACGACGGCGGTGGTCTACTGCACCGTGCATCCGCATTCGGTGGACGCGTTCTTCGCCGAGTCCGAGCGGTTCAACACCCGCATGATCGCCGGCAAGGTGCTGATGGACCGCAACGCCCCGGCGGCGCTGCTCGATACCGCCCAACGTGGCTATGACGAGAGCCTGGCGCTGATCGGGCGCTGGCATGGGCGCGGGCGCCAGCTCTACTGCGTGACGCCGCGCTTCGCGCCGACCTCCACCGAGGCGCAACTCGACGCCGCCGGCGCGCTGCTGAAGACCCGCGACGGCCTCTTTCTGCAGACCCATCTGTGCGAGAATCCCGGCGAGGTGGAATGGGTGCGCGAGCTGTTTCCCGCCCGCGCCTCCTATCTCGACGTCTACGCCCATGCCGGGCTGGTGGGTCCGGGCTCGGTGTTCGGCCATGCCGTGCACATGCATGAGGGCGATTTCTGCACCTGCCACGCCGGCGGGGCGGCGCTGGCGCATTGCCCGACCTCGAATCTCTTCCTCGGCAGCGGGCTGTTCCGCCTGTTCGACGCGGTGGACCCGCGCCGGCCGGTGAAGGTCGGGCTCGGCACGGATGTGGGCGGGGGCACCTCGCTCTCGCAGCTCCAGTCGCTCAACGAGGCCTACAAGGTCGCCGCGCTCACCGGCCGCAAGCTCGACGCCGTGCAGGGCTTCTATCTCGCGACACTCGGCGGCGCCCGCGCGCTCGGGCTCGAGGGAACGCTCGGCCGGCTGGCGCCGGGATATGAGGCCGACATCTGCGTGCTCGACCCGCAGGCGACGGCGCTGATGGCCTTCCGCGCCGGCTATTGCGCCTCGATCGAGGAACTGCTGTTCATGCTGATGACGCTGGGTGACGACCGCGCCGTGCGCGCGACCTATGTCGCCGGCTCCCGCGTCTACGACCGCGCCCGCGCGGGCGATCCCTTCCTCCCTGCGGCTTCCTGA
- the uraD gene encoding 2-oxo-4-hydroxy-4-carboxy-5-ureidoimidazoline decarboxylase: protein MSDRISLDDLNGRDRAGFIAALGDIFEHTPWVAEGAYARRPFATVAALHEAMMGVVRARTEAEQATFVAVHPDLAGKAARAGAMTAASVSEQAGLGLDRLSEEEYGRFEALNTAYRERFGFPFVICVRRQTRDAILDAFERRLAHERAEELAAALAEIGHITRLRLVERVDGPGAPEVVGRLSTHVLDTHKGGPAAGVGIDLYEVGASGRALLRQATTNEDGRTDAPLIAGAPLRIGTYELVFQMGAYFAARGLDLPERPFLDAVPIRFGIAEPEGHYHVPLAVTPWSYSTYRGS from the coding sequence GTGTCCGACCGCATCAGCCTCGACGATCTCAACGGACGCGACCGGGCCGGCTTCATCGCCGCGCTGGGCGACATTTTCGAGCACACGCCCTGGGTGGCGGAAGGCGCCTATGCCCGCCGCCCCTTCGCGACGGTGGCGGCACTGCACGAGGCGATGATGGGCGTGGTGCGCGCGCGCACCGAGGCCGAGCAGGCCACCTTCGTCGCCGTCCATCCCGATCTCGCCGGCAAGGCCGCGCGGGCCGGCGCGATGACGGCAGCGTCGGTGTCCGAGCAGGCGGGCCTCGGCCTCGACCGGCTCTCCGAGGAGGAGTACGGCCGCTTCGAGGCGCTGAACACCGCCTATCGCGAGCGGTTCGGCTTTCCCTTCGTGATCTGCGTGCGGCGGCAGACGCGCGACGCCATTCTCGACGCCTTCGAGCGGCGGCTGGCCCATGAACGGGCGGAGGAACTCGCCGCCGCGCTGGCCGAGATCGGCCACATCACCCGGCTGCGTCTGGTCGAGCGGGTCGACGGGCCGGGTGCGCCGGAGGTCGTCGGGCGGCTGTCGACCCATGTGCTCGACACCCACAAGGGCGGGCCGGCCGCCGGGGTGGGGATCGATCTCTACGAGGTGGGCGCCTCCGGCCGGGCGCTGCTGCGGCAGGCCACGACCAATGAGGACGGGCGCACCGACGCGCCGCTGATAGCCGGCGCGCCACTGCGGATCGGCACCTATGAGCTGGTGTTCCAGATGGGCGCCTATTTCGCCGCGCGCGGGCTCGACCTGCCCGAGCGGCCCTTTCTCGACGCTGTGCCGATCCGTTTCGGCATCGCCGAGCCGGAAGGGCATTATCACGTGCCGCTGGCGGTCACGCCGTGGAGCTACTCGACCTATCGCGGAAGCTGA
- a CDS encoding flavin reductase: protein MGQCSPADGVSAAPGLPVTRQQFRDAMARLGAAVNIVTTDGPAGRHGFTASAVCSVTDSPPTLLVCLNKGSSAASAVHANGVVCVNTLAAGHEELSNLFGGRTAPEERFALGQWCSSATGAPMLAGAVVAFDCRIVRTVEVGTHDVLFCEVVGLAEGGAREGLIYFSRRYHTVAGAPEG from the coding sequence ATGGGTCAATGCTCGCCGGCCGACGGCGTGTCGGCTGCTCCCGGCCTTCCGGTCACGCGGCAGCAGTTCCGCGATGCCATGGCCCGCCTCGGCGCGGCCGTGAACATCGTCACCACCGACGGCCCGGCGGGGCGGCACGGCTTCACCGCCTCGGCGGTGTGTTCCGTCACCGATTCACCGCCGACCCTGCTGGTCTGCCTCAACAAGGGCTCGTCGGCGGCAAGCGCCGTGCACGCCAACGGCGTCGTCTGCGTCAACACGCTGGCCGCCGGCCATGAGGAACTGTCCAACCTGTTCGGCGGGCGCACCGCGCCGGAGGAGCGTTTCGCCCTTGGGCAATGGTGTTCCTCCGCCACCGGCGCGCCGATGCTGGCCGGGGCGGTGGTCGCCTTCGACTGCCGCATCGTGCGCACGGTCGAGGTCGGCACGCACGACGTGCTGTTCTGCGAGGTGGTCGGCCTCGCCGAGGGCGGCGCGCGCGAGGGGTTGATCTATTTCAGCCGCCGCTACCACACGGTCGCCGGCGCCCCCGAGGGCTGA
- a CDS encoding ABC transporter ATP-binding protein, with amino-acid sequence MTTIVFENIWKEYDERVVLERVNLALDDHEFLVIIGPSGVGKTTMLRMLLSQELPTRGRILIDGEPIATEPTVDRGVVFQRYSVFPHRTVLGNVMMGPQWAGAPILGRFFGARRRALEEQAMALLTRVGLAEHAQKYPAQLSGGMQQRLALAQALIMKPKVLLLDEPFGALDPGTRKSMHELVGELWEENRMTIVMVTHDLPEAFLLGTRVIAVDRPRRDPQAPERFGATIVSDFEAKCRSMRDSRLFEAERERARLALLSGNSVPADGSPVPALVKD; translated from the coding sequence ATGACCACGATCGTCTTCGAGAACATCTGGAAGGAATATGACGAGCGGGTCGTGCTGGAGCGCGTCAACCTCGCGCTCGACGATCACGAATTCCTCGTCATCATCGGCCCCTCCGGCGTCGGCAAGACCACCATGCTGCGCATGCTGCTCTCGCAGGAGCTGCCCACGCGCGGACGCATCCTGATCGACGGCGAGCCGATCGCCACCGAGCCCACCGTCGACCGCGGCGTCGTGTTCCAGCGCTACTCGGTGTTCCCGCACAGAACTGTGCTGGGCAATGTGATGATGGGTCCGCAATGGGCCGGCGCGCCGATCCTCGGGCGCTTCTTCGGCGCCCGCCGCCGCGCGCTGGAAGAGCAGGCCATGGCGCTGCTCACCCGCGTGGGCCTTGCCGAGCACGCGCAGAAATACCCCGCCCAGCTTTCCGGCGGCATGCAGCAGCGCCTGGCTTTGGCGCAGGCGCTGATCATGAAGCCGAAGGTGCTGCTGCTCGACGAGCCCTTCGGCGCGCTCGATCCCGGCACCCGCAAGTCGATGCACGAGCTGGTCGGCGAGCTGTGGGAGGAGAACCGCATGACCATCGTCATGGTCACGCACGATCTGCCCGAAGCCTTCCTGCTCGGCACCCGGGTCATCGCGGTCGACCGTCCGCGCAGGGACCCGCAGGCGCCAGAACGCTTCGGCGCCACCATCGTCTCCGACTTCGAAGCCAAGTGCCGCAGCATGCGGGATTCCCGCCTGTTCGAAGCCGAGCGCGAGAGGGCGCGCCTCGCCCTTCTCTCCGGCAACTCCGTACCCGCGGACGGCTCGCCCGTCCCGGCTCTTGTGAAGGACTGA
- a CDS encoding TetR/AcrR family transcriptional regulator produces the protein MTARPARKRLQPAERRAMILEEALRLFAERHFSVVTVRDIAMVCDINVGLLYHYFANKDDLVRSALGYAIEQLMAGYEARRPVDTEPLSDILAWLDIHMELAPTLALMVKLMSDYASSSLRDEELDGLIAGFYGREKILLEGALRRGVEGGRFAPVDIARTARRIGLMLDGIFYASASRGDDRIVADIADLADFVRDLLGAEAPAHASMG, from the coding sequence ATGACTGCACGACCCGCGCGCAAGCGCCTCCAGCCGGCCGAGCGGCGGGCGATGATTCTCGAGGAAGCGTTGAGACTGTTCGCCGAGCGCCATTTCTCGGTGGTCACGGTGCGCGACATCGCCATGGTCTGCGACATCAATGTCGGCCTGCTCTACCACTACTTCGCCAACAAGGACGACCTGGTGCGCAGCGCGCTCGGCTACGCCATCGAGCAATTGATGGCGGGCTATGAGGCACGCCGCCCGGTCGATACCGAGCCGCTCTCGGACATTCTCGCCTGGCTCGACATCCATATGGAGCTTGCCCCGACGCTGGCGCTGATGGTCAAGCTGATGTCGGACTATGCCAGTTCCTCGCTGCGCGACGAGGAGCTCGACGGGCTGATCGCCGGCTTCTACGGCCGCGAGAAGATCCTGCTGGAGGGCGCGCTGCGGCGCGGGGTCGAGGGCGGGCGCTTCGCCCCGGTCGACATCGCGCGCACGGCACGCCGCATCGGCTTGATGCTGGACGGGATCTTCTATGCCTCGGCGAGCCGTGGCGACGACCGCATCGTTGCCGACATTGCCGACCTCGCCGATTTCGTGCGCGACCTGCTCGGCGCCGAGGCGCCGGCGCACGCCAGCATGGGATAG
- a CDS encoding NtaA/DmoA family FMN-dependent monooxygenase (This protein belongs to a clade of FMN-dependent monooxygenases, within a broader family of flavin-dependent oxidoreductases, the luciferase-like monooxygenase (LMM) family, some of whose members use coenzyme F420 rather than FMN.), whose amino-acid sequence MADKRFHLAWFMNFTPDEWREPFGQGGYPWDGQFYIEMAQSLERACFDLIMIEDKLMVPETYGASRDLSLKHAMMVPKADPAPLAVAMGMATRHLGVVATMSTMAYPPFMLARLSSTIDSLTKGRFGWNVVTSAEDLMAKNFGMDRLPPREDRYAMADEYMEVVGKLFDSWDPDAVVLDRENGIYADGSKVHTVDHKGRFYQVRGPLNTVPSPQRRPVYLQAGASPRGRDFAAQHADAIVSVANGVEGMKEFRADIRARAAKIGRNPDDIKVFFCITPSLGETEAEARQRYEHITMSDNFVTDVLISISAITEIDFARFDVDKPLPEKLVTNGESGTLDKFQQWGSGKTLRQLAADGGGGLVSSLELIGTPAQVAQKMGDAMEEVGGDGFLITTPVLRVSRRYITEIVDGLVPELQRRGLTRTEYKHQLLRDNLREF is encoded by the coding sequence ATGGCCGACAAGCGTTTCCATCTCGCCTGGTTCATGAACTTCACCCCCGACGAGTGGCGCGAACCCTTCGGACAGGGCGGCTATCCCTGGGACGGCCAGTTCTACATCGAGATGGCGCAGAGCCTTGAGCGCGCCTGCTTCGATCTCATCATGATCGAGGACAAGCTGATGGTGCCGGAAACCTACGGCGCCTCGCGCGACCTCTCGCTCAAGCACGCCATGATGGTGCCGAAGGCCGATCCCGCCCCGCTGGCGGTGGCGATGGGCATGGCGACGCGCCATCTGGGCGTCGTCGCCACCATGTCGACCATGGCCTACCCGCCCTTCATGCTGGCGCGCCTGTCCTCCACCATCGACAGCCTGACCAAGGGCCGCTTCGGCTGGAACGTCGTCACCTCGGCCGAAGACCTGATGGCCAAGAATTTCGGCATGGACAGGCTGCCTCCGCGCGAGGACCGCTACGCCATGGCCGACGAATACATGGAGGTGGTCGGCAAGCTGTTCGACAGCTGGGATCCGGACGCCGTGGTGCTCGACCGCGAGAACGGCATCTATGCCGATGGCTCCAAGGTCCACACGGTCGACCACAAGGGCCGCTTCTATCAGGTGCGCGGCCCGCTCAACACGGTGCCCTCGCCGCAGCGTCGCCCGGTCTACCTGCAGGCCGGCGCCTCGCCGCGCGGGCGCGACTTCGCCGCCCAGCACGCCGACGCCATCGTCTCGGTGGCGAACGGCGTCGAGGGGATGAAGGAGTTCCGCGCCGACATCCGCGCGCGCGCCGCCAAGATCGGCCGCAACCCGGACGACATCAAGGTGTTCTTCTGCATCACGCCGAGCCTCGGCGAAACCGAGGCGGAGGCCCGCCAGCGCTACGAGCACATCACCATGTCGGACAATTTCGTCACCGACGTGCTGATCTCGATCTCCGCCATCACCGAGATCGACTTCGCCCGGTTCGACGTCGACAAGCCGCTGCCCGAGAAGCTGGTGACGAACGGCGAATCCGGCACGCTCGACAAGTTCCAGCAATGGGGCTCCGGCAAGACGCTGCGCCAGCTCGCGGCCGATGGCGGCGGTGGCCTCGTCTCCTCGCTGGAGCTGATCGGCACCCCGGCGCAGGTGGCGCAGAAGATGGGCGACGCGATGGAGGAGGTCGGCGGCGACGGTTTCCTCATCACCACGCCGGTGCTGCGTGTCTCGCGCCGCTACATCACCGAGATCGTCGACGGGCTGGTGCCGGAGCTTCAGCGCCGCGGCCTCACCCGCACCGAGTACAAGCACCAGCTTCTGCGCGACAATCTGCGCGAATTCTGA
- a CDS encoding putative urea ABC transporter substrate-binding protein yields the protein MTRIFRAAAIILGLAAATLAGMPGAQAAPKKSFKVAYTVYIGFMPFAYLKSSGIMKKWADKYGIEVDIIQANDYVGSINQFIAGEIDAVGVASMDGLTMPAAGGVDTSIFLITDYSNGNDIVVSKTAKTVKELAGQDVYLLQYSVSHYLLNRALQQAGINDPTAAKAVNISDAEISAAFVSQPDMKHAVSWKPLTEDMLKVAGTTNLFDSSKIPGEIMDVFIGNTQTLKDNPAFAKAVVGAWYEALGTLKAGGPKGEEMRAVMTSAMGTDAGGLQAQLDTTHFFYTPAEAASFLLSPENEKIWDSIRTFCFQQGLFGQGATSVDTIGIEVADGTVLGDKANIKMRVNATFTKDAADGKL from the coding sequence ATGACGCGCATATTCAGGGCTGCTGCCATTATCCTCGGCCTCGCCGCCGCCACCCTCGCGGGGATGCCCGGGGCACAGGCGGCCCCCAAGAAGAGTTTCAAGGTCGCCTACACCGTCTATATCGGCTTCATGCCGTTCGCCTACCTCAAGTCGTCCGGCATCATGAAGAAGTGGGCCGACAAATACGGCATCGAGGTCGATATCATCCAGGCCAACGACTATGTCGGCTCGATCAACCAGTTCATCGCCGGCGAGATCGACGCGGTGGGCGTGGCCTCGATGGACGGCCTGACCATGCCGGCCGCCGGCGGTGTCGACACCTCCATCTTCCTCATTACCGACTATTCGAACGGCAACGACATCGTCGTCTCCAAGACCGCCAAGACGGTGAAGGAACTCGCCGGGCAGGACGTCTACCTGCTCCAGTACTCGGTCTCGCACTATCTGCTGAACCGCGCGCTGCAGCAGGCCGGCATTAACGATCCCACCGCCGCCAAGGCGGTGAACATCTCCGACGCGGAAATCTCCGCCGCCTTCGTCTCGCAGCCCGACATGAAGCACGCCGTGTCGTGGAAGCCGCTGACCGAGGACATGCTCAAGGTCGCCGGCACCACCAACCTCTTCGACTCCTCGAAGATCCCCGGCGAGATCATGGACGTGTTCATCGGCAACACGCAGACGCTGAAGGACAACCCCGCCTTCGCCAAGGCCGTCGTCGGCGCCTGGTACGAGGCGCTCGGCACCCTCAAGGCCGGCGGCCCGAAGGGCGAGGAGATGCGCGCGGTGATGACCAGCGCCATGGGCACCGATGCGGGCGGCCTGCAGGCCCAGCTCGACACCACCCACTTCTTCTACACCCCGGCCGAGGCGGCCAGCTTCCTGCTCTCGCCCGAGAACGAGAAGATCTGGGACAGCATCCGCACCTTCTGCTTCCAGCAGGGCCTGTTCGGCCAGGGCGCCACCAGCGTCGACACGATCGGCATCGAGGTCGCCGACGGCACCGTCCTCGGCGACAAGGCCAACATCAAGATGAGGGTCAACGCGACCTTCACCAAGGACGCGGCGGACGGCAAGCTCTAG
- a CDS encoding NAD-dependent succinate-semialdehyde dehydrogenase, which produces MSWADFRREANFIGGQWLPADGGGTIEVTNPATGEVIGTVPNAGAAETRRAIAAADAAFESFSHTTADERARLLRRLHAAIMDNQRALAELLTVEQGKPLAESMGEVGASAAYVLWFSEEARRAYGDVIPSPWGERRILVTRQPVGVVAAITPWNFPSSMLARKIGPALATGCTSVVKPATQTPYSGLAWGVLAEQVGYPAGVVNILTGSASAIGGELTANPAVRKITFTGSTPIGKILMKQAADTVKRVSMELGGNAPFLVFDDADLDKAVEGAIASKYRNSGQTCVCANRFYAQAGIYDAFVERLAAASAALKVGPGLEDGVVQGPLIDDKAVAKTESFVADALAKGGRVVTGGARHARGGQFFQPTVIADATAQMNFAREEIFGPVAPVFRFETEAEAVKLANDTEFGLACYFYTSDLGRAFRVSEALRYGQVGINAGVITTEVAPFGGVKESGIGREGSKYGLDEYLDLKYVCIGL; this is translated from the coding sequence ATGAGCTGGGCGGATTTCAGGCGCGAGGCGAATTTCATCGGCGGCCAGTGGCTGCCCGCCGATGGCGGCGGCACCATCGAGGTGACGAACCCGGCGACCGGCGAGGTCATCGGCACCGTGCCGAATGCCGGCGCCGCCGAGACCCGCCGCGCCATCGCGGCCGCCGATGCGGCCTTCGAGAGCTTCTCGCACACCACCGCCGACGAGCGCGCCCGGCTGCTGCGCCGGCTCCACGCCGCCATCATGGACAATCAGCGCGCGCTCGCCGAGCTGCTCACCGTCGAGCAGGGCAAGCCGCTGGCCGAATCCATGGGCGAGGTCGGCGCCAGCGCCGCCTATGTGCTGTGGTTCTCCGAGGAGGCCCGCCGCGCCTATGGCGACGTGATCCCCTCCCCCTGGGGCGAGCGGCGCATCCTCGTCACCCGCCAGCCGGTGGGCGTGGTCGCGGCCATCACGCCGTGGAACTTCCCCTCCTCCATGCTGGCCCGCAAGATCGGCCCGGCGCTGGCGACGGGCTGCACCTCGGTGGTGAAGCCGGCGACGCAGACCCCCTATTCGGGCCTCGCCTGGGGCGTGCTGGCCGAGCAGGTCGGCTACCCCGCCGGCGTCGTCAACATCCTCACCGGCTCGGCCTCGGCCATTGGCGGCGAACTCACCGCCAACCCGGCGGTGCGCAAGATCACCTTCACCGGCTCGACGCCGATCGGCAAGATCCTGATGAAGCAGGCCGCCGACACGGTGAAGCGGGTGTCGATGGAACTCGGCGGCAACGCCCCCTTCCTCGTCTTCGACGATGCCGATCTCGACAAGGCGGTGGAGGGCGCCATCGCCTCCAAGTACCGCAATTCGGGCCAGACCTGCGTCTGCGCCAACCGCTTCTACGCCCAGGCCGGCATCTACGACGCCTTCGTCGAGCGGCTGGCCGCCGCTTCCGCCGCGCTCAAGGTCGGCCCCGGCCTCGAGGACGGCGTGGTGCAGGGACCGCTGATCGACGACAAGGCGGTCGCCAAGACCGAGAGCTTCGTCGCCGACGCCCTCGCCAAGGGCGGCCGGGTCGTCACCGGCGGCGCGCGCCACGCGCGCGGCGGCCAGTTCTTCCAGCCGACCGTCATCGCCGACGCCACGGCGCAGATGAACTTCGCCCGCGAGGAAATCTTCGGGCCGGTCGCCCCGGTGTTCCGCTTCGAGACCGAGGCGGAGGCGGTGAAGCTCGCCAACGACACCGAGTTCGGCCTCGCCTGCTATTTCTACACGAGCGATCTCGGCCGCGCCTTCCGCGTCTCCGAGGCGCTGCGCTACGGGCAGGTCGGCATCAATGCCGGCGTCATCACGACGGAAGTGGCGCCCTTCGGCGGCGTGAAGGAATCCGGCATCGGCCGCGAGGGCTCGAAGTACGGCCTCGACGAGTATCTCGACCTGAAATACGTCTGCATCGGCCTGTAA